A part of Paenibacillus sp. sptzw28 genomic DNA contains:
- a CDS encoding cold-shock protein, whose product MYNRKKPLEDIPEENTMIWSCEKEGCKSWMRDNFAFEHVPTCHICQTPMVKSMKMLPALNNSNGDLKLLKKGVQI is encoded by the coding sequence TTGTATAACAGAAAAAAACCGTTAGAGGATATTCCCGAGGAAAACACAATGATTTGGTCATGCGAGAAAGAAGGCTGCAAAAGCTGGATGCGTGATAATTTCGCATTCGAGCATGTACCGACCTGCCATATCTGCCAGACACCTATGGTGAAAAGCATGAAAATGCTGCCGGCGCTCAATAATTCGAACGGCGACCTCAAATTGCTCAAAAAAGGCGTTCAAATATAA
- a CDS encoding ATP-dependent DNA helicase produces MPDIVKISVRALVEYVYRSGSIDSGFRTINTLTEGTKAHQKVQKDYAELDRKEVYVSEEILYNDLLFVIDGRCDGLLRENHHVTIDEIKSTAGELSAITPQTYPVHWAQAKCYAYMVAKEEGLERIQVQLTYVQVQSEERKRFVLEASFEELKQFIHDMVKAYFPYAQLKHRHEQARDASIRELEFPFEKYREGQRKLAGAVYKSIADGKKLFAKAPTGIGKTISTIFPSVKAIGEGLLGRILYLTAKTITRTAAEEAYALLRSRGLHIHVVTITAKEKVCFLEEMRCSKEHCPYADGYYDRINEALLDMLSSESLMTRAVIEQYARKHEVCPFEFALDAAYAADAMICDYNYVFDLRVSLKRLFEEQKRHTVLLIDEAHNLVDRAREMYSSELNKSDFLTIQREYKGRNGELHSAAKKINDYFIALRKQIGENKTEVTKDLPKPLIELLEAFTAVSERILASAGAGGADAGLLLDVHFAAAGFIRIAKLYDERYVTYAESIRNNVSIKLFCLDPSNLLKQMGKGYRSHIFFSATLSPLNFYMDMLGGDLEADFSAAIPSPFSSEQLDVHIEPLSTRYRHREETKGPIVQLIHQQVKNRPGNYLAFFPSYEYMNNAYERFNVLDGEMNTMIQASGMSEEDREGFLAAFDAGAKQTLIAFAVMGGIFSEGIDLVGDRLTGVIIVGVGLPQVCLERNIMKDYFDAAGKNGFDYAYVYPGMNKVLQAGGRLIRSEQDRGSLLLIDDRYLQPHYRRLLPPEWEA; encoded by the coding sequence ATGCCGGATATCGTCAAGATTTCAGTGCGGGCACTGGTTGAATATGTATATAGAAGCGGCAGCATCGATTCGGGCTTTCGGACGATTAACACGTTAACGGAAGGCACGAAGGCGCACCAGAAAGTTCAGAAGGACTATGCCGAGCTGGACCGTAAGGAAGTATACGTGTCGGAGGAGATCCTGTACAACGATCTTCTCTTTGTCATTGACGGGAGATGCGACGGCCTTCTGCGTGAAAATCACCATGTGACGATAGATGAGATCAAATCGACGGCGGGCGAGTTATCCGCCATTACGCCTCAGACCTATCCTGTGCATTGGGCTCAAGCGAAATGTTACGCCTACATGGTCGCAAAGGAAGAAGGGCTTGAACGAATTCAGGTTCAGCTGACCTACGTCCAAGTGCAATCCGAGGAACGAAAACGTTTTGTCCTGGAGGCTTCTTTTGAAGAGCTAAAGCAGTTTATTCACGATATGGTCAAAGCGTATTTTCCATACGCGCAGCTTAAACACCGGCATGAGCAGGCGAGGGATGCAAGCATAAGAGAGCTTGAATTTCCCTTTGAGAAGTATCGCGAAGGACAGCGGAAGCTCGCGGGTGCGGTATATAAATCGATTGCGGACGGCAAGAAGCTGTTCGCCAAAGCGCCGACGGGCATCGGGAAAACGATATCGACCATTTTCCCCTCCGTCAAGGCGATCGGGGAAGGTTTGCTTGGGCGGATTCTTTACCTGACTGCCAAGACTATCACAAGAACGGCCGCTGAAGAAGCCTATGCGCTGCTGAGGTCGCGGGGACTTCACATTCATGTGGTAACGATTACGGCGAAGGAGAAGGTTTGTTTCCTGGAGGAGATGAGATGCTCCAAGGAGCATTGTCCGTATGCGGACGGCTATTACGACCGAATCAATGAAGCGCTGCTCGATATGCTGTCGAGTGAATCACTGATGACCCGGGCTGTTATTGAACAATATGCGCGAAAGCATGAAGTATGTCCTTTCGAATTTGCGCTGGATGCGGCTTATGCGGCGGATGCGATGATTTGCGACTACAATTATGTGTTCGACCTTCGCGTCAGCCTGAAGCGTCTATTCGAGGAGCAGAAACGTCACACCGTCTTGCTTATCGACGAGGCGCATAATTTAGTGGACAGGGCACGGGAGATGTATTCGAGCGAATTGAACAAGTCGGATTTTCTGACTATTCAACGGGAGTATAAAGGCAGAAACGGGGAGCTGCATTCCGCAGCCAAAAAGATCAACGATTATTTCATCGCGCTTCGCAAGCAAATTGGAGAAAACAAAACAGAGGTGACCAAGGATCTGCCGAAGCCGCTAATAGAATTGCTGGAGGCTTTTACTGCCGTGTCGGAGCGCATACTGGCGTCCGCCGGTGCCGGAGGGGCTGATGCGGGACTGCTTCTCGACGTCCATTTTGCGGCCGCGGGCTTCATTCGCATTGCCAAGCTGTATGACGAGCGTTATGTCACATATGCCGAATCCATCAGAAACAATGTTTCGATCAAGCTCTTCTGTCTGGACCCGTCCAACTTACTTAAGCAAATGGGTAAAGGCTACCGGTCCCACATTTTCTTCTCGGCCACACTGTCACCGCTTAACTTTTACATGGATATGCTTGGCGGGGATCTTGAAGCGGATTTCTCCGCGGCTATTCCGTCGCCGTTCTCCAGCGAGCAGCTGGATGTGCATATTGAGCCGCTGTCAACCCGTTACCGGCACCGTGAGGAAACGAAAGGGCCGATTGTACAGCTGATTCATCAGCAGGTGAAGAACCGGCCGGGGAACTATCTCGCATTCTTTCCTTCATACGAGTATATGAATAACGCTTATGAACGGTTCAACGTGTTGGATGGCGAAATGAACACCATGATCCAGGCGTCGGGTATGTCCGAGGAAGACCGGGAAGGATTTCTTGCCGCTTTCGATGCGGGGGCCAAGCAAACGCTCATCGCTTTCGCAGTAATGGGCGGCATTTTCTCCGAGGGCATCGATTTGGTGGGCGATCGTCTGACCGGTGTTATCATTGTCGGCGTCGGGCTGCCGCAGGTGTGCCTGGAACGCAATATTATGAAGGATTATTTTGATGCAGCAGGTAAGAATGGGTTCGACTATGCATATGTGTACCCCGGCATGAACAAGGTGCTTCAAGCCGGTGGGAGACTGATCCGCTCGGAGCAGGATCGGGGCAGCTTGCTGCTCATCGACGACCGTTATTTGCAGCCGCACTACAGGCGGCTGCTGCCCCCTGAATGGGAGGCTTGA
- a CDS encoding histidine phosphatase family protein has translation MTSTKLYLVRHGQTEWNAQSRIQGHLDSPLTEYGTKQAVWAGEALREVTFDIIYASSSGRTVRTAEIVREYSMNTAVPIIVSDNLREKYNGSWEGQLQEHLNQQYPEEHHAYWHTPHLYRPVSGESFYDVRNRAVPEVRSIIAAHPGQTILIVTHTIPLKLIMAHFEGRELEHIWNPPFLHPACLCMVELRDHQPVIHLNGDISHFKE, from the coding sequence ATGACAAGCACGAAACTGTATCTCGTTCGGCATGGGCAAACGGAATGGAATGCGCAGAGCAGAATTCAAGGACACCTCGACTCACCTTTAACGGAGTATGGAACGAAACAAGCGGTGTGGGCCGGGGAGGCTCTGAGGGAAGTAACGTTTGATATTATATATGCCAGCTCGAGCGGCAGAACGGTCAGGACGGCCGAGATAGTCCGGGAATATAGTATGAATACGGCAGTCCCAATCATTGTGAGTGATAATTTGAGGGAGAAATATAATGGAAGCTGGGAAGGCCAGCTGCAGGAGCACCTGAATCAACAATATCCGGAAGAGCATCACGCATATTGGCATACTCCTCATCTGTACCGTCCCGTATCCGGCGAGTCTTTCTACGATGTGCGGAATAGAGCGGTACCCGAAGTACGGTCGATTATTGCCGCACACCCGGGGCAAACGATACTGATCGTGACTCATACCATACCTTTAAAACTGATTATGGCGCATTTTGAAGGACGGGAATTGGAGCATATATGGAACCCGCCGTTTCTGCATCCTGCTTGCTTGTGCATGGTCGAGCTTCGGGATCACCAGCCTGTCATACATTTGAACGGGGACATCTCCCACTTCAAAGAGTAA
- a CDS encoding anti-sigma factor domain-containing protein, protein MDYISGVLTDDEHLEFERHLPGCEACRMEIEELRIVWEALPTDMDYIEPPADLKQQVMNAVMTAEIEAGNRITVRRRPYGRQRYLAIIGAALALVFIIGTVWNVRLYQERTASPIPIEQALSVSASQIKELTRLNPPSPNTSRAYGVACIVDNGQSRQFVVYVFRTPPTSGEQAYQVWLIKNGQRSSAGTFRVNDDGVGLLAMPIASDSLAYDSIGITLEPSDRGDHPRGAKVLGSA, encoded by the coding sequence TTGGACTATATATCCGGCGTCCTTACGGACGATGAGCATCTCGAATTCGAGCGTCATCTTCCCGGCTGCGAAGCCTGCAGGATGGAAATCGAGGAACTGCGCATCGTATGGGAGGCGCTTCCCACGGACATGGATTACATTGAACCGCCTGCTGACTTAAAGCAGCAGGTTATGAACGCCGTAATGACGGCAGAGATTGAAGCCGGAAACAGGATAACGGTAAGACGACGCCCGTACGGGAGACAACGGTACTTAGCCATAATTGGGGCAGCGCTTGCTTTGGTCTTCATCATTGGCACAGTCTGGAACGTGCGTCTCTATCAGGAGCGGACGGCTTCTCCTATTCCCATAGAGCAGGCATTATCCGTATCCGCCTCCCAAATCAAGGAGTTGACCCGATTAAATCCGCCATCCCCGAACACGTCCCGGGCATACGGCGTCGCATGTATAGTCGATAATGGGCAAAGCAGACAATTTGTCGTGTATGTCTTCCGGACACCGCCTACAAGCGGAGAACAGGCATACCAGGTCTGGCTCATCAAGAACGGCCAGCGCAGCAGCGCCGGCACATTCCGCGTAAATGACGACGGTGTCGGCTTACTGGCGATGCCGATTGCATCCGATTCCCTCGCTTACGACTCAATCGGCATTACGCTGGAACCGAGCGACCGGGGCGATCACCCGCGCGGCGCTAAGGTCTTAGGTTCGGCGTAG
- a CDS encoding RNA polymerase sigma factor, which yields MQNLSDYELMLLIRSKRQAALSILYDRYASLIYSFAWKALKDEPAARDIVQSVFMRLWTTESEYDPGKGRFTSWLLTITRNITTDWLRKQRRDKAGLVPYVPEELERIPDANTASPEERAERESVKEQIRSAYCHLSKQQIMLLEHFYWQGYSLSELAAIYNQPLGTVKNRLHQALKILRRHLLAEEREYDAR from the coding sequence ATGCAGAATCTTTCCGATTATGAACTGATGCTGCTCATCAGAAGCAAACGGCAGGCGGCACTTTCCATTCTATATGACCGCTATGCGTCATTAATCTATTCGTTTGCCTGGAAGGCGCTTAAGGATGAGCCGGCAGCCAGGGATATTGTCCAATCAGTCTTCATGCGGCTCTGGACAACCGAATCGGAGTACGATCCGGGAAAAGGCCGGTTTACAAGCTGGCTGCTTACTATAACGCGCAACATTACAACGGACTGGCTGCGCAAACAACGGCGCGATAAAGCCGGGCTCGTCCCATACGTTCCGGAAGAACTCGAACGCATCCCCGATGCGAATACGGCGTCACCGGAGGAGCGTGCGGAACGGGAATCGGTAAAGGAACAAATCCGCAGTGCGTATTGTCATTTATCCAAACAGCAAATCATGCTGCTTGAGCATTTTTATTGGCAGGGCTACAGCTTGAGCGAGCTGGCCGCTATTTATAATCAGCCGCTTGGGACAGTGAAAAACCGGCTGCACCAGGCATTGAAAATATTGCGCAGACATCTGCTGGCAGAAGAGAGGGAATATGATGCGAGATGA
- a CDS encoding plastocyanin/azurin family copper-binding protein, translated as MKSFKPAAVVSILLSLLLLTACGSGNTSISNQHNNHTASSSGAASQKTDGNTGDSANAVTSTPAQPSAEHQSTAGDDADKTAAPSGQSTASTGQQDGENNVSGTGSAVSGEKADSSAGQTGAAKTDVHSSNQTDTAKSGSSSANNSDTAKSGSTSADKAVSGAAKSDSPSSGTSDAAKKDDVKPAAQTSEPAKAPAKPAAGQNTASGTGTKAAEPQGKVYVVEISDFAFSPNKLEIKAGDSVKFVNKDAVKHSATADDESFDTGQLAQDESKLVKFADAGEFSYYCSPHPGMKAVIVVTAN; from the coding sequence ATGAAATCGTTTAAACCGGCTGCCGTCGTTTCCATCCTGCTAAGTCTGCTGCTTCTCACGGCGTGCGGCTCAGGGAACACCAGTATTTCAAATCAGCATAACAATCACACGGCTTCCTCCAGCGGGGCGGCTTCGCAGAAGACTGACGGGAACACAGGTGATTCCGCGAATGCTGTAACGTCAACACCCGCACAGCCGTCTGCAGAGCATCAGTCAACAGCCGGAGATGATGCTGACAAGACCGCCGCACCATCCGGTCAATCAACCGCTTCCACAGGGCAGCAGGATGGAGAAAACAACGTCAGCGGGACCGGTAGCGCCGTTAGCGGTGAGAAGGCCGACTCTTCAGCCGGACAGACCGGCGCCGCCAAGACGGATGTTCATTCTTCCAATCAAACGGATACTGCAAAGAGCGGCAGTTCGTCTGCCAATAATTCGGATACTGCGAAGAGCGGCAGTACTTCTGCCGATAAGGCAGTCTCAGGCGCAGCCAAGTCGGATAGCCCATCTTCCGGTACTTCAGACGCTGCGAAGAAGGATGACGTAAAGCCGGCGGCTCAGACGTCCGAACCCGCCAAGGCGCCGGCTAAACCTGCCGCAGGACAAAATACCGCGTCCGGCACCGGAACTAAAGCAGCCGAACCGCAGGGAAAGGTCTATGTCGTGGAAATCTCCGATTTCGCCTTCTCGCCAAACAAGCTGGAGATCAAAGCAGGAGACAGCGTGAAATTTGTTAATAAAGACGCGGTTAAGCATAGCGCCACGGCCGATGACGAATCATTCGACACCGGCCAGCTGGCTCAGGACGAATCCAAGCTGGTGAAATTCGCCGATGCCGGGGAGTTTTCTTACTACTGCTCGCCCCACCCGGGGATGAAAGCCGTTATCGTGGTCACAGCTAATTAA
- a CDS encoding plastocyanin/azurin family copper-binding protein produces MISKRIGALFIVMTLLAALLLPAIGVSAEGQDATVTTDADTAAKLGLLLGDGDGVTAAYLGKKSTRLQAAIISLRLQGQLEKAMAYTGKTTFSDANKVGKANQPVLAYLKNHPELGWSGTGGGKFDPSAEISSKQLYKVLLEVMGFKSGTDFAYADTETFAGTKGLMQIKGSASLTNSLIATALIEALSADTAHGHTLFAMLQSEGVIAASASLPAGERIGLGKDAKLGTYFTDKNGRTLYFFTKDAADLNACQGDCLKAWPIFYSDQLQIPSSLSAADFSVMTRADGTKQTTYKGWPLYYFVKDKAAGDVLGEGVGGVWFVAKSDYAVMLGTSPTLGNYLTDDHGRTLYYFDKDTPQTSACEGNCLVNWPAYTASGTSSPTGVAGSDLGVITRTDGSKQSTYKGYPLYYFIQDKAHGDVKGQDVNHVWFVVDPAKFTGTTAPQAKTYHVDIKDYSFGTGPLTVEAGSHIVFTNYDDMQHNAVAVDGSFAVPLLAKGESYTITLNKAGTYDYYCEPHKKFMTGQIIVK; encoded by the coding sequence ATGATCAGCAAAAGAATTGGAGCCCTTTTCATTGTAATGACGCTACTCGCAGCGCTTCTCTTGCCTGCTATCGGCGTATCGGCCGAGGGACAGGACGCAACGGTGACAACGGACGCGGATACAGCCGCGAAGCTCGGTTTACTGCTTGGTGACGGAGATGGCGTTACCGCAGCATACTTAGGCAAGAAATCCACCCGTCTGCAAGCTGCCATTATTTCGCTTCGTCTCCAAGGACAATTGGAGAAAGCTATGGCTTACACGGGAAAAACCACTTTCTCCGACGCAAATAAGGTGGGCAAAGCCAATCAACCGGTCCTTGCTTATTTGAAAAATCATCCTGAGCTTGGCTGGTCAGGTACGGGAGGCGGCAAATTCGATCCATCTGCCGAAATCAGCTCGAAACAGCTCTACAAGGTTCTCCTTGAGGTGATGGGTTTCAAATCCGGAACGGACTTCGCATATGCGGATACCGAGACTTTCGCGGGAACCAAAGGCCTGATGCAAATTAAAGGCAGCGCTTCCCTCACGAATAGCCTGATCGCTACAGCGCTAATCGAAGCTTTAAGCGCCGATACGGCTCATGGCCATACACTGTTCGCCATGCTTCAATCGGAGGGCGTCATTGCCGCGTCGGCATCGCTTCCTGCGGGCGAGCGGATCGGGCTTGGCAAAGATGCAAAGCTTGGCACTTACTTTACCGATAAGAACGGACGCACATTGTACTTCTTTACGAAGGACGCTGCAGACCTTAACGCATGCCAAGGGGACTGCCTGAAGGCTTGGCCGATTTTCTACTCCGACCAGCTTCAGATTCCATCTTCCTTAAGCGCCGCCGATTTCTCTGTGATGACCCGCGCAGACGGTACGAAGCAGACGACGTATAAAGGCTGGCCGCTCTATTATTTTGTTAAAGACAAGGCAGCCGGCGATGTGCTTGGCGAAGGCGTCGGCGGTGTCTGGTTCGTGGCTAAATCCGACTACGCCGTTATGCTCGGCACTTCCCCTACGCTAGGAAACTATCTGACCGACGACCATGGCCGCACGCTCTATTATTTCGATAAAGATACGCCGCAAACGAGCGCATGCGAAGGAAACTGCCTGGTTAATTGGCCGGCTTACACCGCTTCCGGAACAAGTAGCCCAACGGGCGTGGCAGGATCGGACTTGGGCGTAATTACCCGCACTGACGGCAGCAAGCAATCGACTTACAAAGGATATCCGCTCTATTATTTCATCCAGGATAAAGCACACGGCGATGTGAAGGGGCAGGATGTCAACCATGTATGGTTTGTCGTAGATCCGGCCAAATTCACCGGAACGACCGCCCCTCAGGCCAAGACCTATCATGTAGACATCAAGGATTATTCGTTCGGCACAGGTCCGCTGACCGTGGAAGCAGGCTCGCATATTGTTTTCACGAATTACGACGACATGCAGCACAACGCTGTCGCGGTTGACGGAAGCTTCGCCGTCCCCTTGCTTGCCAAAGGGGAATCGTACACCATAACGTTGAATAAAGCCGGAACCTATGATTATTACTGCGAACCGCACAAAAAATTTATGACCGGCCAGATTATCGTGAAGTGA
- a CDS encoding LysR family transcriptional regulator, translating to MESADLRVFQSVAREGSITKAAARLGYVQSNVTARIQQLEAELGSVLFHRHNRGMTLSSSGKTLLAYADKIIGLLDEAGKAVSSDTEPRGPLMIGSSQTAAAVRLPQLMAAYYKRHPNVLLSLITGSTNFLIDKVLHYELDGAFIGHECEHPELAQIPAFVEELCIVSAPSVASLGEALTRPVLVFSRGCSYRDILEQWLSANGLSHSIIMEFGTLEAILGGVAAGLGISMLPRTVIMKLEAEGAVRTHEIPAPFARFIKTVFITRKDAFMSSALQAFIGELAGRLPNPAE from the coding sequence ATGGAAAGCGCGGATTTACGGGTATTTCAATCGGTTGCCCGCGAGGGTTCAATTACGAAAGCTGCCGCACGGCTCGGCTACGTGCAGTCCAATGTGACCGCCCGGATACAGCAGCTGGAAGCGGAGCTCGGTTCGGTGCTGTTCCACCGCCATAACCGCGGCATGACACTCAGTTCGAGCGGCAAGACGTTACTTGCCTACGCGGATAAGATCATCGGGCTGCTGGATGAAGCAGGCAAAGCCGTCTCATCCGACACCGAGCCGCGCGGGCCGCTCATGATCGGGTCCTCCCAGACGGCGGCGGCAGTCCGTTTGCCCCAGCTGATGGCGGCTTATTACAAACGGCACCCGAATGTCCTGCTGTCGCTTATAACGGGTTCTACCAATTTTCTTATCGATAAAGTGCTCCATTACGAACTGGACGGCGCTTTCATCGGCCACGAATGCGAGCATCCCGAGCTTGCGCAGATTCCCGCCTTCGTCGAAGAGCTTTGCATCGTTTCCGCCCCGTCTGTAGCAAGTCTCGGGGAGGCCTTGACCAGACCCGTTCTTGTATTCAGCCGCGGCTGCTCCTACCGGGACATTCTTGAGCAGTGGCTGTCGGCCAATGGCTTGAGTCATTCGATAATCATGGAGTTCGGCACTCTCGAAGCGATCCTGGGCGGCGTTGCAGCAGGGCTCGGCATATCGATGCTCCCTCGAACCGTCATAATGAAGCTTGAAGCGGAAGGCGCAGTTCGCACTCACGAGATCCCCGCCCCATTCGCCAGATTCATCAAAACCGTCTTCATCACACGCAAGGATGCGTTTATGAGCAGCGCTCTGCAGGCTTTTATCGGGGAGCTGGCCGGCCGGCTGCCTAATCCGGCAGAATGA
- a CDS encoding DMT family transporter, producing the protein MNKWKYIGLVLLTTFLMGVAFPIGKIGLSYAPPFFLMGIRFVLAGGLLAVIVAKRPRPRGAKQWLQAAVVGLFQSAGVMGCAYFSMHWITSGESAIITSASPLLVIIMGTLLTGAVYKPRQWAGVVLGFVGVALSFGLHVGMQAGTLISFAGTVCFATATLLIKRWGPAFDMTVLAAYQMLAGGAALLFLSAVTEHPAFIFTGESVAVVLWLAIMCSIVQFSGWFYLLRNGDPGKTSAFLFLAPLFAVFSSWLLLGEKVQWYVGAGGALICVGIFLVNWQGKPGSERRLSKKAVLEG; encoded by the coding sequence ATGAATAAATGGAAGTATATCGGTCTCGTGTTATTGACGACGTTTCTGATGGGAGTTGCATTCCCGATAGGCAAAATTGGTCTATCGTATGCACCTCCCTTCTTTCTAATGGGAATCCGCTTCGTGCTGGCGGGCGGGCTTCTGGCGGTTATCGTTGCGAAGCGTCCGCGGCCGCGCGGTGCGAAGCAGTGGCTGCAGGCGGCTGTAGTCGGGCTGTTCCAATCGGCAGGCGTAATGGGCTGTGCCTACTTCAGCATGCACTGGATAACGTCGGGTGAGTCTGCCATCATCACCAGTGCGAGTCCCCTGCTCGTAATCATAATGGGCACACTGCTTACGGGGGCAGTTTACAAGCCGCGGCAGTGGGCCGGGGTAGTTCTCGGTTTTGTCGGAGTAGCCCTCAGCTTCGGTTTGCATGTAGGCATGCAGGCAGGGACTTTGATCAGTTTCGCGGGCACGGTTTGTTTCGCGACTGCCACCCTTCTCATTAAACGGTGGGGTCCCGCATTCGATATGACTGTGCTGGCCGCGTATCAAATGCTAGCAGGCGGAGCTGCGCTGCTCTTTCTCAGCGCCGTTACGGAACACCCGGCTTTTATATTTACGGGTGAATCGGTTGCAGTTGTGCTGTGGCTCGCCATTATGTGCTCAATCGTGCAGTTCTCGGGATGGTTCTATTTGCTTCGGAACGGGGACCCGGGCAAGACGAGCGCGTTTCTGTTTCTTGCGCCTCTGTTTGCGGTTTTCTCCAGCTGGCTGCTGCTTGGTGAGAAGGTGCAGTGGTATGTAGGTGCCGGCGGAGCGTTAATCTGCGTTGGTATTTTTCTGGTTAATTGGCAGGGGAAGCCGGGCTCCGAAAGACGTTTATCGAAGAAAGCGGTACTGGAGGGCTGA